The following coding sequences lie in one Methylotuvimicrobium alcaliphilum 20Z genomic window:
- a CDS encoding pentapeptide repeat-containing protein, giving the protein MKIPTLFTSLFLLALNTSSTLAADLDRAQIEQLLSKATKEKPADLRRKDLRGVDLSGLDFRHADLWGADLRKADFSNSNLSGLVLDLTVMTGINLSGADLSNSSVFGVSLVKANLSKANLRGSRFIAVMDGANLKGADLRDANWGADMKNQPMGLMRANLKGADLTGANLAGANLSRAMLRLAKLNGANLQNANLMVADMAGADLTGADLSGADLSQAKLLDTDFSQANLAGTKFHGIKDKAELRSLEKSKNLDQALFD; this is encoded by the coding sequence ATGAAAATACCTACCCTATTTACCTCGTTGTTTTTATTGGCACTCAATACTTCCTCGACGCTAGCGGCCGATCTTGACCGTGCGCAAATCGAACAATTGCTAAGCAAGGCTACAAAAGAGAAACCGGCCGATTTGCGCCGGAAGGACTTACGTGGAGTCGATTTATCCGGCTTGGATTTTCGCCATGCCGATTTATGGGGTGCCGATTTGAGAAAGGCCGACTTTAGCAATAGTAATTTGTCCGGTTTGGTATTGGATTTGACCGTGATGACCGGCATCAATTTATCCGGTGCCGATCTTTCGAATAGTAGCGTATTCGGCGTCAGTTTAGTCAAGGCCAATTTGAGCAAGGCTAATCTAAGAGGCAGTCGCTTCATTGCCGTGATGGACGGTGCTAATTTAAAGGGCGCCGATCTGAGAGACGCCAATTGGGGCGCGGATATGAAAAATCAGCCGATGGGTTTGATGCGCGCCAATTTAAAAGGCGCCGATTTAACCGGAGCCAATTTGGCCGGGGCTAATTTGAGTCGGGCCATGTTACGTTTGGCCAAATTGAACGGTGCCAATCTGCAAAACGCTAATTTAATGGTCGCGGACATGGCCGGTGCAGATCTCACCGGTGCCGATTTGTCGGGTGCCGATCTTTCCCAAGCCAAATTGCTGGATACCGATTTTTCACAAGCCAACCTTGCCGGCACAAAATTTCATGGCATAAAAGATAAAGCTGAACTTAGAAGTTTAGAAAAGAGCAAAAATTTAGACCAAGCGCTGTTCGATTGA
- the hemH gene encoding ferrochelatase produces the protein MKFKGSPEFTHKQNDKVGVLITNLGTPKAPTAKELRVYLKEFLSDPRVVEVPRFIWWFVLNFIILRIRPRRSAKSYKSIWTDKGSPLMFHTRHQAEALQKNLQADWGDDLVLDFAMRYGTPSIASVLDRLLQQGVRKLLVLPLYPQYSASTTASTFDALADQFKKRRWLPELRFINHYHDFDPFIQAAADHIRHHWHAHGRADKLIFSYHGIPLRYLHNGDPYHCECYKTSRLIAEALELAPDEYMTTFQSRFGREEWLKPYTDETLKALPGQGCKSVQIFCPGFAADCLETIEEIGVENRAYFLSSGGDHYEYIDALNAEPGHIDALGQLIRQHLQGWEIEHDTEKRNRLAKALGAKV, from the coding sequence ATGAAATTTAAAGGCAGTCCCGAATTTACGCATAAACAAAACGATAAAGTCGGTGTTTTGATTACCAATCTCGGTACGCCGAAAGCGCCGACCGCGAAGGAGTTGCGCGTTTATCTTAAGGAGTTCTTGTCCGACCCTCGGGTCGTCGAGGTTCCTCGATTCATCTGGTGGTTCGTGTTGAATTTCATCATTCTGCGAATTCGGCCCCGTCGTTCGGCAAAATCATACAAATCGATATGGACCGACAAGGGTTCGCCGTTGATGTTTCATACCCGGCATCAAGCCGAAGCCTTGCAAAAAAATCTACAGGCGGATTGGGGCGACGATCTGGTGCTCGATTTCGCGATGCGCTACGGTACTCCATCGATCGCATCGGTACTGGATAGGCTATTGCAACAAGGCGTCCGAAAATTATTGGTGCTGCCGCTATACCCGCAATATTCGGCGTCGACGACCGCCTCGACTTTCGACGCCTTGGCGGATCAATTCAAAAAGCGCCGTTGGTTGCCGGAATTGCGCTTCATCAATCACTATCACGATTTCGACCCATTCATTCAAGCCGCGGCCGACCATATTCGGCATCATTGGCATGCACATGGCCGTGCCGATAAATTGATTTTTTCTTATCACGGCATTCCGTTGCGCTATCTACATAACGGTGACCCATATCACTGCGAATGCTACAAAACGTCTCGATTGATCGCCGAAGCGCTAGAACTGGCTCCGGACGAATACATGACAACGTTTCAGTCTCGTTTCGGCCGGGAGGAATGGCTTAAACCTTATACCGACGAGACGCTGAAAGCGTTGCCGGGGCAAGGCTGCAAGTCGGTACAAATTTTCTGTCCGGGTTTTGCCGCCGATTGTCTCGAAACGATCGAAGAAATTGGCGTCGAAAATCGGGCGTATTTTTTGAGCAGCGGTGGCGATCATTACGAATACATTGATGCGCTCAATGCCGAGCCAGGGCATATCGACGCGCTGGGTCAATTGATTCGGCAACACCTTCAAGGCTGGGAAATCGAACACGATACAGAGAAGCGCAATCGTTTGGCGAAAGCGTTGGGGGCGAAGGTTTAA
- a CDS encoding TonB-dependent receptor family protein yields MSLTSIIKIESNQNATGSGQGQVAPFRMCLMTVAVLAAVNANAAKVDDRPPAVKLPPLEIIGEEPSQLEHIPGSGFVIDKTTLDRQGPLSTKDAMRTIPGIHIVDEDVLGRRFNLGIRGLDPRRSVRTQLLEDGAPIQLAPYSDPSNHYIPTNKRIDRIEVLKGSGQIMYGPQTVGGAVNFVSAPIPEEFGGSISAAGGNNGYYDTHLRLGGTLDNVGLSLDYIRQESDGNRSGQHQEVDDLALKALIKIDDRQRLMLKGILTHEDADMGEAGLTSEMYQRSQRTNPLRNDSFEVRRYAGQALYEFDISDTMQFSTNIYGNHMFRESIRQANDSSQMNNCANRREPISADVAPTCGNEQRPRTYNVFGIEPKLVFMHDAFGVQSETTLGIRGHFEWADRERYVGNAGPRDTTQGRNNNNHGRNRYQDNSLETQALSFFAQNRFFLGDFTVTPGVRVEHYHQDNINNIDRATESLVRTEALPGVGVTYNGIDNTTLFAGVHRGFAPGRIGDFVDPTKNILSQVEPELSLNYEAGVRTSPTAGVNLEMTYFRIDFENQIVEDITVPDTRFINVGETVHQGVETGFRLDSNQLFGTDYNYYLTTSYTYLDAYFASTEARAGIVKDNRLPYTPEHLINANVGVETPWGLDIRFGIQSVSQQYVDIENTREENANGQEGIIPGYTVFNVSANYQVVKNVNVFMNGYNLSDKKFIASRVDGIHPGQGFQMMGGVKWAF; encoded by the coding sequence ATGTCTTTAACTTCTATAATAAAAATCGAATCTAATCAGAATGCGACGGGTAGCGGGCAAGGCCAAGTAGCGCCGTTCCGCATGTGCTTAATGACGGTAGCCGTGTTGGCCGCCGTGAATGCTAATGCGGCTAAAGTAGATGATCGTCCACCGGCCGTAAAACTGCCTCCTCTGGAAATTATCGGTGAAGAACCTTCGCAATTAGAGCATATTCCTGGCTCCGGCTTCGTCATCGATAAAACTACGCTCGATCGACAAGGCCCATTGTCGACGAAGGATGCCATGCGTACCATTCCGGGTATTCATATCGTTGACGAGGACGTGTTGGGACGGCGTTTTAATTTAGGCATACGAGGATTGGATCCAAGGCGATCGGTTCGCACGCAATTACTGGAAGATGGTGCGCCGATACAATTGGCGCCTTATAGCGATCCCAGTAATCACTATATTCCAACTAATAAACGTATCGATCGTATCGAAGTCTTGAAAGGTTCCGGACAAATCATGTACGGTCCTCAAACTGTCGGCGGCGCGGTCAATTTTGTCAGCGCGCCGATTCCTGAGGAATTCGGTGGATCGATTTCGGCGGCCGGCGGCAATAACGGCTATTACGATACCCACTTAAGATTGGGCGGTACGCTCGATAATGTCGGCCTGTCTTTGGATTACATTCGGCAAGAATCGGACGGCAATCGTAGCGGCCAGCATCAAGAAGTAGATGATTTGGCACTCAAAGCCCTGATTAAAATCGACGATCGTCAACGCCTCATGCTAAAAGGGATATTGACTCATGAAGACGCGGATATGGGCGAGGCCGGCCTAACCAGCGAAATGTACCAGCGCAGTCAACGCACCAACCCTTTACGTAACGATAGCTTCGAAGTACGCCGTTATGCGGGGCAAGCGCTCTATGAATTCGATATTTCCGATACGATGCAGTTCAGCACCAACATCTACGGCAATCATATGTTCCGGGAGTCGATTCGGCAGGCTAACGATTCCTCGCAAATGAATAACTGTGCTAATCGACGCGAACCGATTTCCGCCGATGTAGCTCCGACATGCGGGAATGAACAGCGGCCCAGGACTTACAATGTGTTTGGCATAGAACCTAAGCTGGTGTTCATGCATGACGCATTCGGTGTACAGAGCGAAACCACGTTGGGTATACGCGGGCATTTTGAATGGGCCGACCGCGAACGTTATGTCGGTAATGCCGGACCAAGAGATACCACTCAAGGTAGGAATAACAACAATCACGGGCGTAATCGTTACCAAGACAATTCATTAGAAACCCAAGCGCTATCATTTTTCGCACAAAACCGCTTCTTTCTGGGCGACTTTACCGTAACGCCGGGGGTTCGTGTCGAGCATTATCATCAAGACAATATCAACAATATCGACAGAGCCACGGAAAGTTTAGTTAGGACGGAAGCCCTGCCTGGCGTTGGCGTGACCTATAATGGCATAGATAACACCACGCTATTTGCCGGCGTTCATCGAGGTTTCGCGCCGGGTAGAATCGGTGATTTTGTCGACCCGACGAAAAATATCCTTAGCCAAGTAGAGCCCGAATTAAGTTTGAATTACGAAGCCGGTGTTCGAACCTCGCCTACTGCGGGTGTTAATCTTGAAATGACCTATTTCAGAATCGATTTTGAAAACCAAATTGTGGAAGACATAACGGTCCCGGATACTCGGTTTATCAATGTCGGCGAAACGGTACACCAAGGGGTGGAAACCGGTTTTCGTTTGGATTCCAATCAATTATTCGGTACCGATTATAATTATTATTTAACAACGTCTTATACCTATCTCGATGCTTATTTTGCCAGTACCGAAGCCAGGGCGGGGATCGTTAAAGATAATCGTTTACCTTATACTCCGGAGCATTTAATCAACGCCAATGTTGGTGTCGAAACGCCTTGGGGTCTGGACATCCGTTTTGGTATTCAAAGCGTTAGTCAGCAATATGTCGACATTGAAAATACCCGAGAAGAGAATGCGAACGGACAAGAAGGCATTATTCCCGGTTATACGGTTTTCAATGTCTCGGCAAATTATCAAGTTGTCAAAAACGTCAATGTATTTATGAATGGCTATAATCTGAGCGACAAAAAATTTATAGCCAGCCGTGTAGATGGTATTCACCCGGGCCAGGGGTTTCAAATGATGGGCGGTGTGAAGTGGGCTTTCTAA
- a CDS encoding PepSY domain-containing protein: MNHNYNIICLSVLLGLFGTAAVAQDNTAFDSCRKAVGEVTQDPIVKMKLKNKKGVEYYKIKAKSSDGAKWEFKCDKTGNIFEKEQELPSADHPAFAALKKIDEEQARKIALEAYPGRVSEVEYEINTDGFAVYEFEIKMADGREMEVEVDAGTGKIIKAEED; this comes from the coding sequence ATGAACCACAACTATAATATTATTTGTTTGAGCGTCTTGCTGGGCTTATTCGGCACAGCAGCCGTTGCACAAGACAATACGGCCTTCGACTCCTGCCGGAAAGCTGTCGGCGAGGTGACGCAAGACCCGATTGTCAAAATGAAGCTAAAAAACAAAAAAGGCGTCGAATATTACAAAATCAAGGCAAAATCGTCTGACGGCGCTAAATGGGAGTTTAAATGCGATAAAACCGGCAACATTTTCGAAAAAGAACAAGAACTTCCGAGCGCCGATCACCCAGCTTTTGCGGCCTTAAAGAAAATCGATGAAGAACAGGCCCGAAAAATAGCGCTAGAAGCCTATCCGGGCAGGGTTAGCGAAGTGGAATATGAAATCAATACCGACGGTTTTGCGGTCTACGAATTCGAAATAAAAATGGCGGATGGACGCGAAATGGAAGTCGAGGTCGACGCAGGAACCGGTAAAATCATCAAGGCCGAGGAAGATTGA
- a CDS encoding cation:proton antiporter: protein MNRQWLWSFIFIALIAGPAFGASPSIDGSDPIDARSFLFIAILLIGAKTCSLIEKVGQPAILGELILGLVLGNLGLIGFDFFEAIKFDQHILFFAELGVVILLFQIGLESNISEMMKVGPRALLVALIGVVVPFVLGAFVAGPLLMPGFEDHVYLMIGGALTATSVAIAASIFRDMKLLDSQEAKIILGAAVFDDVLALIAFSIVMAIGTVGSISSGEIAGIFGESFLFLFGAVILGHYTAAPIGHALSKISSGVGMKFGLAVTFCLLFAYFAHVAGLSPIIGAFAAGLVLDQVHFRFFHDPEIVTDLKACVQHETGEIKENVMKVVDLHAEKHVEDLMNPLYHFFTPIFFVLTGMSVKLDTLFDTQTLLTALILTVVAVVGKLVAGLGAGAAKKMVVGIGMVPRGEVGLVFAMAGHTAGILPSEVFSVIVLMVIITTLMTPPLLSYLLKKHVDSH from the coding sequence ATGAATCGGCAATGGCTTTGGTCTTTTATCTTTATTGCGCTAATTGCAGGCCCTGCTTTTGGCGCATCGCCGTCGATTGACGGCAGCGACCCGATCGATGCACGCAGTTTTTTATTCATCGCTATCTTATTGATAGGCGCTAAAACCTGCAGCCTGATTGAAAAAGTCGGTCAGCCGGCAATTTTGGGTGAATTAATTTTAGGTCTTGTGCTCGGTAATTTAGGGCTCATCGGCTTCGATTTTTTCGAAGCGATAAAATTCGATCAACATATCTTATTTTTCGCCGAGCTGGGTGTGGTTATTCTCTTGTTTCAAATCGGCTTAGAATCCAATATCAGCGAAATGATGAAAGTCGGCCCCCGCGCTTTGCTGGTAGCGTTGATCGGTGTTGTCGTTCCGTTCGTTTTGGGTGCTTTTGTCGCGGGCCCTTTGTTGATGCCGGGTTTCGAAGATCATGTTTATTTGATGATCGGCGGCGCGTTGACGGCAACGTCGGTGGCTATCGCAGCCAGTATTTTTCGCGACATGAAGCTGCTCGACTCTCAGGAAGCCAAAATTATTTTGGGCGCTGCGGTATTCGACGATGTCTTGGCATTGATCGCGTTTTCGATCGTGATGGCGATCGGTACGGTCGGCAGCATTAGCTCGGGCGAGATCGCCGGCATTTTCGGCGAGTCCTTCCTGTTTTTATTCGGCGCTGTGATTCTCGGTCACTATACAGCTGCACCGATCGGCCATGCGCTGTCCAAAATCAGTTCCGGCGTCGGCATGAAATTTGGCTTGGCGGTCACTTTCTGTTTGTTGTTTGCCTATTTTGCGCACGTTGCCGGGCTTTCACCGATTATCGGCGCATTTGCTGCCGGCTTGGTGCTCGATCAAGTACATTTTCGTTTTTTCCATGATCCTGAAATCGTCACCGACTTGAAAGCTTGCGTGCAACACGAAACGGGAGAAATCAAGGAAAATGTCATGAAGGTAGTCGACCTGCATGCCGAAAAGCATGTCGAGGATTTGATGAATCCGCTTTATCACTTTTTTACGCCGATTTTCTTCGTGTTGACCGGTATGAGCGTAAAACTCGATACGTTGTTCGACACGCAAACTTTATTGACCGCGTTAATTCTGACCGTGGTAGCGGTCGTCGGCAAACTGGTTGCGGGCTTGGGGGCAGGCGCCGCTAAAAAAATGGTTGTCGGCATAGGCATGGTGCCGCGCGGGGAGGTCGGCTTGGTATTCGCAATGGCCGGTCACACCGCCGGCATTTTGCCCTCCGAAGTCTTTTCGGTGATCGTGCTGATGGTGATTATCACCACACTAATGACGCCGCCCTTGTTGTCTTATTTATTGAAAAAACACGTTGACAGTCATTGA
- a CDS encoding MlaA family lipoprotein, protein MRLKLLASGPHTFTTAGLLCTVLLSGCAATPANPDDPWEGWNRSVHSFNEDLDHYIMKPIAKGYDYVTPEPVNQGVTNFFSNIDDIGVILNDIFQLKLAQAGKDTGRFFLNTTLGLGGFFDVASEVDLPKNIEDFDQTLGYWGVPTGPYLVLPFIGPGSPRGVVGLVGDALMDPLTYTMFAGAAVSAASTAANAIEGVDKRAGLLSSEKILDEAAVDRYEFIKTAYFQRREYLVRDGVMSPDDHDDLFDDLDGYFDDEDTSHHLQLDSPADK, encoded by the coding sequence ATGCGCCTTAAATTACTCGCCTCCGGGCCTCATACTTTTACAACAGCAGGCTTGTTATGCACAGTCCTGTTGAGCGGCTGCGCCGCGACTCCCGCCAACCCAGACGATCCATGGGAGGGCTGGAATCGTAGCGTGCATTCCTTCAATGAAGATCTCGATCATTACATCATGAAGCCAATTGCCAAGGGCTATGATTACGTGACCCCTGAGCCGGTCAATCAAGGGGTCACCAATTTCTTTAGCAATATCGACGATATTGGCGTGATTCTCAACGATATCTTCCAATTGAAATTAGCTCAGGCCGGAAAAGATACCGGACGTTTTTTTCTTAATACAACATTAGGCTTGGGAGGCTTTTTCGACGTAGCAAGCGAAGTCGATTTACCCAAGAATATTGAAGATTTTGATCAGACTCTTGGCTATTGGGGTGTTCCAACCGGTCCATATTTAGTGCTGCCGTTCATCGGCCCGGGCTCTCCGCGAGGCGTAGTGGGCCTGGTTGGCGATGCCTTGATGGATCCGTTAACTTATACGATGTTTGCCGGAGCAGCGGTTAGCGCAGCAAGTACAGCAGCCAATGCGATAGAGGGTGTCGACAAGCGTGCTGGCTTGTTGTCTTCGGAGAAGATTTTAGATGAAGCCGCAGTCGATCGTTACGAGTTCATCAAGACCGCTTATTTCCAACGCCGCGAATACTTGGTTAGGGACGGTGTTATGTCGCCGGACGATCATGATGATTTGTTCGATGATCTGGACGGCTATTTTGACGATGAAGATACCAGTCATCACTTGCAATTGGACAGTCCCGCCGATAAATAG
- a CDS encoding bile acid:sodium symporter family protein, with amino-acid sequence MLRLLNLLANLFPFWVITCSGLALFFPTWFTWFSGPMIVWGLAIIMIGMGITLSFEDFRRVTRTTRPVLIGVVAQFAVMPLLGWAIAYGFSLDPQLAVGLILVACCPGGTASNVVSYIAHADVALSVLMTMCSTFAAVVMTPLLTHWLAGAYVPVDAWSLFFNTLQVVILPVLSGMLLNRYTPRLVQAVTPIAPLVSVMVIALICASIIGANAGTIKDSALPLLSAVALLHLGGFTIGYAMARLMRLEENASRTISIEVGMQNSGLGAVLAQSSFAQMALAPIPSAISASFHSIIGSVLAAWWRIRKSKR; translated from the coding sequence GTGCTTCGCTTACTTAATTTGCTCGCCAATCTTTTTCCTTTTTGGGTCATCACCTGTAGCGGTTTAGCATTATTTTTCCCTACTTGGTTTACTTGGTTCAGCGGTCCGATGATTGTTTGGGGCTTGGCTATTATCATGATCGGCATGGGTATTACGCTTAGCTTCGAGGATTTTCGACGGGTAACGCGTACTACTCGACCGGTTTTAATCGGCGTCGTTGCTCAATTTGCCGTGATGCCTCTTTTGGGTTGGGCCATAGCTTATGGGTTTTCGCTCGATCCGCAATTGGCGGTCGGTCTGATACTGGTGGCATGCTGTCCCGGCGGCACCGCATCTAATGTGGTCAGCTACATTGCTCATGCCGATGTCGCGCTATCGGTATTGATGACGATGTGCTCTACATTCGCCGCCGTTGTCATGACACCGCTATTAACTCACTGGCTAGCCGGAGCTTATGTTCCGGTGGATGCTTGGAGCTTATTCTTTAATACTCTACAAGTGGTGATTTTGCCGGTTTTGTCGGGTATGTTGCTGAATCGCTATACGCCGCGTTTAGTTCAGGCCGTAACGCCAATCGCACCGCTCGTTTCAGTGATGGTCATTGCTTTGATTTGCGCGAGCATCATTGGTGCGAATGCAGGCACGATAAAGGATTCGGCTTTACCGTTATTGAGCGCGGTTGCCTTGTTGCACCTAGGCGGGTTTACAATCGGCTATGCAATGGCGCGTTTGATGAGGCTTGAAGAAAACGCATCTCGCACAATTTCAATCGAGGTAGGCATGCAAAACTCCGGCTTAGGCGCGGTACTTGCCCAGTCCAGCTTTGCACAAATGGCCCTGGCACCGATTCCCTCGGCCATTTCGGCAAGTTTTCATTCGATTATCGGCAGTGTACTGGCGGCCTGGTGGCGTATACGAAAGAGTAAAAGATAG